The Muntiacus reevesi chromosome 5, mMunRee1.1, whole genome shotgun sequence genome segment ATACACTTTCAAATACATCAATacaccaaaataataaaaatgtgtcaTAGTGGTAGATGAATTCCCAAACAGTTTAGTAAGTGTGAATTAAAATACTGACACACAAACTATACAAGTCATAATATAATACAATTTGAGCCTATGGTAAGAACATGATTCACTTACAACCTGGAGCAGAAGGAAGGGGCTGGGGCAGAAACCTGCAGAAATTCAGACATGGCCTGAAAACTCGGGGCAACTGGGTCAAAGGAGGCTGGTTTTAAGGGAAAGCTGATTCAGGTGGAGGGGTTACACATTTTTAATTCTGAAGTTTTGATCAGTGAGAAATCTCACAGGCAGTTAACgggatgcacacacacatggaaatgCTGCTGCCCACGTGCCAGTCCCACTTCCAAGGTAAGGAAGGGCCAGCTCCTCACCTCAGAGAGACGGGGCAGAGACATCAGGGCCTGACAATTCTCTTTAAGGCAAATCTCCTACTTCCAGTCAATCAGACCTTCCCTCCCCAGCTCACTGCCTGAGTCCTGAGGGACAAGGTCACAGAGAAGGGGCTCACAGACCCCTGGAGCCCTCACACGTCTGGCAGGCAGAGGCTGAGGAGAGCAAACCTTTCCAGTTCAGGCAGCTCAGTCTAGTCCAGGGTGCCCCGCAGCCCGGTCAGCTCAGGGTTTATTCCACGAGGCATCATTGCATTGACTTTCTCTCTGGATGAACTTGGGGTAGATGGAGAGGCCAGAAATTATAGCACAAGATGCCTTCTATCCAACAGGTCCCACTTTGTatgaagagggaaggaaagaaggaaggcaaTGAAAAGGCATAGAGAGAAGAGCCATTGAACTTTTGCTGAAAATTCTGTCCCTTCAGGTTGTGAACTAAACTCAGTCGGAATCCGAGTCAGAGGAGTCCCCTGAGGACGATGAGCTGGAGCTGCAGTTCTCCGGCTCAGAATCTCCATCTTCATCCTCACTGCTGGGGGCTGAGGAGttgccttcctcctcttcctcattttcttctgatctccctgaggcagaagaatgtTCTCCAATGGTGTCTGATGATGCTAACTCTGCAGCCTGAAGCCCCAGGTCCTCTCTACGCATTTCTTGCAGATTCCCTGATGATGGGAACTGCAGATCCATCCTTCTAATCTTGGGGTTCGGGCTCCCTGTCACGCTCATGTTCTTACGCTTAGCACAGGTTGCTTCTCTGTAAGCAGCATATTCTTTAGGAGACAGAGTCCTGAGCCAGAGATCAAGCTCCACCTTGTACTGTGTCTGCAGTTCCTCTGCCTGCTTCTTATAAAGCTCCTTCTGGCCCTGGGGTACCCGTTGCCAGCGTCTACTGATCTCCACCATGCGCTCCCTCAGGGGAATCACTTTCAGCTCCCTGCTCGACCAGAGATCCTGGTGGAACTTGTGATAGCCATTCATCGGGGGCTTCTTGGGCTCTCCGTGGAATTTCCACGTCACGGGTAAACTTTTTTCTTGGGGAGACTTCACTTTTTGAAGAGTCTCCTGAAACTTCTCTGgtactttcatttcacttctttgGGCGATTCCAGATTTCTTGGGGTTTGAGACTAGATCAGGGTGCTGTGCTCTGAACAGAgcctttttctccctaaaatcctttttctctttctcaagatcCTGACCGTGTTTCACCCTCAGCTGCTCAGGCAGCTTCCTGTGTTCCTCAGGCAGATCCCTGGTCAGCTCCTGGTTGCTTATCTTGGGGTGTTTTTGGATGTACTGGGGTCGCATCACTTGGGAAATGTGGTGGTAAGCTGTCAGGGACTTCTTGAACAAATAAGCAtgtttcttgtgttttctggtgctttcttgtgttttctgtgttttcttgtgttttttggaAGGATTGCTAACATTTTCCTTAGCTTCCAGGACTAATTCTTTCAGCGTGCGAAACTTTCTCACCTTATGGG includes the following:
- the LOC136168739 gene encoding upstream-binding factor 1-like protein 1, with translation MAMPKRQDDWSKEDIVQLLECMEKNIPSSDGHTFKKTQSVMDWEKIAFKGFSGEMCKLKWLEVSHKVRKFRTLKELVLEAKENVSNPSKKHKKTQKTQESTRKHKKHAYLFKKSLTAYHHISQVMRPQYIQKHPKISNQELTRDLPEEHRKLPEQLRVKHGQDLEKEKKDFREKKALFRAQHPDLVSNPKKSGIAQRSEMKVPEKFQETLQKVKSPQEKSLPVTWKFHGEPKKPPMNGYHKFHQDLWSSRELKVIPLRERMVEISRRWQRVPQGQKELYKKQAEELQTQYKVELDLWLRTLSPKEYAAYREATCAKRKNMSVTGSPNPKIRRMDLQFPSSGNLQEMRREDLGLQAAELASSDTIGEHSSASGRSEENEEEEEGNSSAPSSEDEDGDSEPENCSSSSSSSGDSSDSDSD